A DNA window from Pongo abelii isolate AG06213 chromosome 2, NHGRI_mPonAbe1-v2.0_pri, whole genome shotgun sequence contains the following coding sequences:
- the TEX55 gene encoding testis-specific expressed protein 55 isoform X11 has product MEEPPQDALAEPLKHESPAAPSSAGHTNDQEEDDQKNQAERKADNHTAHRLADQTALRVPSQAESNIFSQATNGVAEQNGHSTPGQAGRRASNPADVSDLRADDQVNQTPSEQTEGKASSQANNLQYEQSNGHERTAEQIEQRLPSQAERRTSGQIDGRLSMPSDQRGSRQIDHRTSGQAERRTSEQIGGTLSTQSNRRASKQTDHRMAGQSERRASEQTDRRMSGEAERRTSEQITHRLSKLSERRPSVEIDSGSSVPSDRSPSVQIDSGSSVPSDQRPSIQIDRRMSGKVRRRTSEKTDYRLAGLADQGTSEQTDLRLYGLVDHKTSVKTHHQVYGQATELAEHQAIDPAHSNADQPPVDDADYSESDQTDHLADRQANHKDQLSYYETRGQSEDRTFPQLGNSKEDKEADYRVQPCKFEDSQVDLHSKPSAEMETQNATTIPAYNPVDARFTSNFQAEDQALFPRLPSISSKLNYISSQEKTQAIVTKSITENLVYEKPEDPLNFMLCQVQEMMKKRDKM; this is encoded by the exons ATGGAAGAGCCTCCGCAAGACGCTCTGGCTGAACCCTTGAAACATGAAAGCCCAGCCGCTCCCTCAAGTGCTGGCCACACTAATGACCAGGAAGAAGACGACCAGAAGAACCAGGCCGAAAGGAAGGCAGATAACCACACTGCTCACAGACTAGCTGACCAGACTGCCCTAAGAGTGCCTAGCCAGGCTGAATCCAACATATTTAGCCAAGCTACCAACGGAGTAGCTGAACAAAATGGGCATAGTACACCTGGTCAGGCTGGCCGCAGAGCTTCCAACCCTGCTGATGTTTCTGACCTTAGAGCAGATGATCAGGTTAACCAAACACCGTCTGAGCAGACTGAAGGCAAGGCATCTAGCCAAGCTAATAATCTACAGTATGAACAGAGTAATGGTCACGAAAGAACTGCTGAACAGATTGAGCAAAGATTACCTAGCCAGGCTGAGAGAAGAACTTCTGGGCAGATTGATGGTAGACTGTCTATGCCATCTGACCAGAGAGGTTCCAGACAGATTGACCACAGAACGTCAGGCCAGGCTGAGAGAAGAACTTCCGAGCAGATTGGTGGTACATTATCTACACAGTCTAACCGAAGAGCTTCTAAACAGACCGATCACAGAATGGCAGGCCAGTCTGAGAGAAGAGCTTCCGAGCAGACGGACCGCAGAATGTCTGGTGAGGCTGAGCGAAGAACTTCTGAGCAGATTACACACAGATTATCCAAACTATCTGAGAGAAGACCTTCTGTGGAGATTGACAGTGGGTCATCCGTACCATCTGACCGAAGTCCTTCTGTACAGATTGACAGTGGATCGTCCGTACCATCTGACCAAAGACCTTCCATACAGATTGACCGCAGAATGTCAGGGAAAGTTAGGAGAAGAACTTCTGAGAAGACTGACTACAGATTGGCTGGCCTGGCTGACCAAGGAACTTCTGAGCAGACTGACCTCAGATTGTATGGCCTCGTTGACCACAAAACATCTGTAAAGACTCACCACCAAGTGTATGGCCAAGCCACTGAACTAGCTGAACACCAGGCTATTGACCCAGCTCATAGTAATGCTGATCAACCTCCAGTTGACGATGCTGACTACAGTGAATCTGACCAGACTGACCACTTGGCAGACAGACAAGCTAATCATAAAGACCAGCTGTCTTACTATGAAACACGTGGCCAGTCTGAAGATAGAACATTTCCCCAGTTAGGCAACAGCAAAGAGGACAAAGAGGCTGACTACAGAGTACAACCCTGCAAATTTGAGGATAGCCAAGTAGACCTCCATTCCAAGCCTTCAGCTGAAATGGAAACTCAAAATGCAACCACTATCCCAGCCTACAACCCAGTTGATGCCAGATTCACCAGTAACTTCCAAGCAGAAGACCAAGCCCTTTTCCCAAGACTCCCCTCCATCTCATCCAAATTGAACTATATCAGCAGTCAAGAAAAAACTCAAGCCATAGTAACCAAATCT aTTACTGAAAACTTAGTCTATGAAAAGCCAGAGGACCCCCTGAATTTTATGCTGTGCCAG
- the TEX55 gene encoding testis-specific expressed protein 55 isoform X9 → MEEPPQDALAEPLKHESPAAPSSAGHTNDQEEDDQKNQAERKADNHTAHRLADQTALRVPSQAESNIFSQATNGVAEQNGHSTPGQAGRRASNPADVSDLRADDQVNQTPSEQTEGKASSQANNLQYEQSNGHERTAEQIEQRLPSQAERRTSGQIDGRLSMPSDQRGSRQIDHRTSGQAERRTSEQIGGTLSTQSNRRASKQTDHRMAGQSERRASEQTDRRMSGEAERRTSEQITHRLSKLSERRPSVEIDSGSSVPSDRSPSVQIDSGSSVPSDQRPSIQIDRRMSGKVRRRTSEKTDYRLAGLADQGTSEQTDLRLYGLVDHKTSVKTHHQVYGQATELAEHQAIDPAHSNADQPPVDDADYSESDQTDHLADRQANHKDQLSYYETRGQSEDRTFPQLGNSKEDKEADYRVQPCKFEDSQVDLHSKPSAEMETQNATTIPAYNPVDARFTSNFQAEDQALFPRLPSISSKLNYISSQEKTQAIVTKSITENLVYEKPEDPLNFMLCQNEAMDKRDGLGMVQRTCPKMFV, encoded by the exons ATGGAAGAGCCTCCGCAAGACGCTCTGGCTGAACCCTTGAAACATGAAAGCCCAGCCGCTCCCTCAAGTGCTGGCCACACTAATGACCAGGAAGAAGACGACCAGAAGAACCAGGCCGAAAGGAAGGCAGATAACCACACTGCTCACAGACTAGCTGACCAGACTGCCCTAAGAGTGCCTAGCCAGGCTGAATCCAACATATTTAGCCAAGCTACCAACGGAGTAGCTGAACAAAATGGGCATAGTACACCTGGTCAGGCTGGCCGCAGAGCTTCCAACCCTGCTGATGTTTCTGACCTTAGAGCAGATGATCAGGTTAACCAAACACCGTCTGAGCAGACTGAAGGCAAGGCATCTAGCCAAGCTAATAATCTACAGTATGAACAGAGTAATGGTCACGAAAGAACTGCTGAACAGATTGAGCAAAGATTACCTAGCCAGGCTGAGAGAAGAACTTCTGGGCAGATTGATGGTAGACTGTCTATGCCATCTGACCAGAGAGGTTCCAGACAGATTGACCACAGAACGTCAGGCCAGGCTGAGAGAAGAACTTCCGAGCAGATTGGTGGTACATTATCTACACAGTCTAACCGAAGAGCTTCTAAACAGACCGATCACAGAATGGCAGGCCAGTCTGAGAGAAGAGCTTCCGAGCAGACGGACCGCAGAATGTCTGGTGAGGCTGAGCGAAGAACTTCTGAGCAGATTACACACAGATTATCCAAACTATCTGAGAGAAGACCTTCTGTGGAGATTGACAGTGGGTCATCCGTACCATCTGACCGAAGTCCTTCTGTACAGATTGACAGTGGATCGTCCGTACCATCTGACCAAAGACCTTCCATACAGATTGACCGCAGAATGTCAGGGAAAGTTAGGAGAAGAACTTCTGAGAAGACTGACTACAGATTGGCTGGCCTGGCTGACCAAGGAACTTCTGAGCAGACTGACCTCAGATTGTATGGCCTCGTTGACCACAAAACATCTGTAAAGACTCACCACCAAGTGTATGGCCAAGCCACTGAACTAGCTGAACACCAGGCTATTGACCCAGCTCATAGTAATGCTGATCAACCTCCAGTTGACGATGCTGACTACAGTGAATCTGACCAGACTGACCACTTGGCAGACAGACAAGCTAATCATAAAGACCAGCTGTCTTACTATGAAACACGTGGCCAGTCTGAAGATAGAACATTTCCCCAGTTAGGCAACAGCAAAGAGGACAAAGAGGCTGACTACAGAGTACAACCCTGCAAATTTGAGGATAGCCAAGTAGACCTCCATTCCAAGCCTTCAGCTGAAATGGAAACTCAAAATGCAACCACTATCCCAGCCTACAACCCAGTTGATGCCAGATTCACCAGTAACTTCCAAGCAGAAGACCAAGCCCTTTTCCCAAGACTCCCCTCCATCTCATCCAAATTGAACTATATCAGCAGTCAAGAAAAAACTCAAGCCATAGTAACCAAATCT aTTACTGAAAACTTAGTCTATGAAAAGCCAGAGGACCCCCTGAATTTTATGCTGTGCCAG
- the TEX55 gene encoding testis-specific expressed protein 55 isoform X8, with product MEEPPQDALAEPLKHESPAAPSSAGHTNDQEEDDQKNQAERKADNHTAHRLADQTALRVPSQAESNIFSQATNGVAEQNGHSTPGQAGRRASNPADVSDLRADDQVNQTPSEQTEGKASSQANNLQYEQSNGHERTAEQIEQRLPSQAERRTSGQIDGRLSMPSDQRGSRQIDHRTSGQAERRTSEQIGGTLSTQSNRRASKQTDHRMAGQSERRASEQTDRRMSGEAERRTSEQITHRLSKLSERRPSVEIDSGSSVPSDRSPSVQIDSGSSVPSDQRPSIQIDRRMSGKVRRRTSEKTDYRLAGLADQGTSEQTDLRLYGLVDHKTSVKTHHQVYGQATELAEHQAIDPAHSNADQPPVDDADYSESDQTDHLADRQANHKDQLSYYETRGQSEDRTFPQLGNSKEDKEADYRVQPCKFEDSQVDLHSKPSAEMETQNATTIPAYNPVDARFTSNFQAEDQALFPRLPSISSKLNYISSQEKTQAIVTKSQITENLVYEKPEDPLNFMLCQNEAMDKRDGLGMVQRTCPKMFV from the exons ATGGAAGAGCCTCCGCAAGACGCTCTGGCTGAACCCTTGAAACATGAAAGCCCAGCCGCTCCCTCAAGTGCTGGCCACACTAATGACCAGGAAGAAGACGACCAGAAGAACCAGGCCGAAAGGAAGGCAGATAACCACACTGCTCACAGACTAGCTGACCAGACTGCCCTAAGAGTGCCTAGCCAGGCTGAATCCAACATATTTAGCCAAGCTACCAACGGAGTAGCTGAACAAAATGGGCATAGTACACCTGGTCAGGCTGGCCGCAGAGCTTCCAACCCTGCTGATGTTTCTGACCTTAGAGCAGATGATCAGGTTAACCAAACACCGTCTGAGCAGACTGAAGGCAAGGCATCTAGCCAAGCTAATAATCTACAGTATGAACAGAGTAATGGTCACGAAAGAACTGCTGAACAGATTGAGCAAAGATTACCTAGCCAGGCTGAGAGAAGAACTTCTGGGCAGATTGATGGTAGACTGTCTATGCCATCTGACCAGAGAGGTTCCAGACAGATTGACCACAGAACGTCAGGCCAGGCTGAGAGAAGAACTTCCGAGCAGATTGGTGGTACATTATCTACACAGTCTAACCGAAGAGCTTCTAAACAGACCGATCACAGAATGGCAGGCCAGTCTGAGAGAAGAGCTTCCGAGCAGACGGACCGCAGAATGTCTGGTGAGGCTGAGCGAAGAACTTCTGAGCAGATTACACACAGATTATCCAAACTATCTGAGAGAAGACCTTCTGTGGAGATTGACAGTGGGTCATCCGTACCATCTGACCGAAGTCCTTCTGTACAGATTGACAGTGGATCGTCCGTACCATCTGACCAAAGACCTTCCATACAGATTGACCGCAGAATGTCAGGGAAAGTTAGGAGAAGAACTTCTGAGAAGACTGACTACAGATTGGCTGGCCTGGCTGACCAAGGAACTTCTGAGCAGACTGACCTCAGATTGTATGGCCTCGTTGACCACAAAACATCTGTAAAGACTCACCACCAAGTGTATGGCCAAGCCACTGAACTAGCTGAACACCAGGCTATTGACCCAGCTCATAGTAATGCTGATCAACCTCCAGTTGACGATGCTGACTACAGTGAATCTGACCAGACTGACCACTTGGCAGACAGACAAGCTAATCATAAAGACCAGCTGTCTTACTATGAAACACGTGGCCAGTCTGAAGATAGAACATTTCCCCAGTTAGGCAACAGCAAAGAGGACAAAGAGGCTGACTACAGAGTACAACCCTGCAAATTTGAGGATAGCCAAGTAGACCTCCATTCCAAGCCTTCAGCTGAAATGGAAACTCAAAATGCAACCACTATCCCAGCCTACAACCCAGTTGATGCCAGATTCACCAGTAACTTCCAAGCAGAAGACCAAGCCCTTTTCCCAAGACTCCCCTCCATCTCATCCAAATTGAACTATATCAGCAGTCAAGAAAAAACTCAAGCCATAGTAACCAAATCT cagaTTACTGAAAACTTAGTCTATGAAAAGCCAGAGGACCCCCTGAATTTTATGCTGTGCCAG
- the TEX55 gene encoding testis-specific expressed protein 55 isoform X12 — protein MEEPPQDALAEPLKHESPAAPSSAGHTNDQEEDDQKNQAERKADNHTAHRLADQTALRVPSQAESNIFSQATNGVAEQNGHSTPGQAGRRASNPADVSDLRADDQVNQTPSEQTEGKASSQANNLQYEQSNGHERTAEQIEQRLPSQAERRTSGQIDGRLSMPSDQRGSRQIDHRTSGQAERRTSEQIGGTLSTQSNRRASKQTDHRMAGQSERRASEQTDRRMSGEAERRTSEQITHRLSKLSERRPSVEIDSGSSVPSDRSPSVQIDSGSSVPSDQRPSIQIDRRMSGKVRRRTSEKTDYRLAGLADQGTSEQTDLRLYGLVDHKTSVKTHHQVYGQATELAEHQAIDPAHSNADQPPVDDADYSESDQTDHLADRQANHKDQLSYYETRGQSEDRTFPQLGNSKEDKEADYRVQPCKFEDSQVDLHSKPSAEMETQNATTIPAYNPVDARFTSNFQAEDQALFPRLPSISSKLNYISSQEKTQAIVTKSFMKILIKFHSNTWKNTTFCKYSSRLLKT, from the exons ATGGAAGAGCCTCCGCAAGACGCTCTGGCTGAACCCTTGAAACATGAAAGCCCAGCCGCTCCCTCAAGTGCTGGCCACACTAATGACCAGGAAGAAGACGACCAGAAGAACCAGGCCGAAAGGAAGGCAGATAACCACACTGCTCACAGACTAGCTGACCAGACTGCCCTAAGAGTGCCTAGCCAGGCTGAATCCAACATATTTAGCCAAGCTACCAACGGAGTAGCTGAACAAAATGGGCATAGTACACCTGGTCAGGCTGGCCGCAGAGCTTCCAACCCTGCTGATGTTTCTGACCTTAGAGCAGATGATCAGGTTAACCAAACACCGTCTGAGCAGACTGAAGGCAAGGCATCTAGCCAAGCTAATAATCTACAGTATGAACAGAGTAATGGTCACGAAAGAACTGCTGAACAGATTGAGCAAAGATTACCTAGCCAGGCTGAGAGAAGAACTTCTGGGCAGATTGATGGTAGACTGTCTATGCCATCTGACCAGAGAGGTTCCAGACAGATTGACCACAGAACGTCAGGCCAGGCTGAGAGAAGAACTTCCGAGCAGATTGGTGGTACATTATCTACACAGTCTAACCGAAGAGCTTCTAAACAGACCGATCACAGAATGGCAGGCCAGTCTGAGAGAAGAGCTTCCGAGCAGACGGACCGCAGAATGTCTGGTGAGGCTGAGCGAAGAACTTCTGAGCAGATTACACACAGATTATCCAAACTATCTGAGAGAAGACCTTCTGTGGAGATTGACAGTGGGTCATCCGTACCATCTGACCGAAGTCCTTCTGTACAGATTGACAGTGGATCGTCCGTACCATCTGACCAAAGACCTTCCATACAGATTGACCGCAGAATGTCAGGGAAAGTTAGGAGAAGAACTTCTGAGAAGACTGACTACAGATTGGCTGGCCTGGCTGACCAAGGAACTTCTGAGCAGACTGACCTCAGATTGTATGGCCTCGTTGACCACAAAACATCTGTAAAGACTCACCACCAAGTGTATGGCCAAGCCACTGAACTAGCTGAACACCAGGCTATTGACCCAGCTCATAGTAATGCTGATCAACCTCCAGTTGACGATGCTGACTACAGTGAATCTGACCAGACTGACCACTTGGCAGACAGACAAGCTAATCATAAAGACCAGCTGTCTTACTATGAAACACGTGGCCAGTCTGAAGATAGAACATTTCCCCAGTTAGGCAACAGCAAAGAGGACAAAGAGGCTGACTACAGAGTACAACCCTGCAAATTTGAGGATAGCCAAGTAGACCTCCATTCCAAGCCTTCAGCTGAAATGGAAACTCAAAATGCAACCACTATCCCAGCCTACAACCCAGTTGATGCCAGATTCACCAGTAACTTCCAAGCAGAAGACCAAGCCCTTTTCCCAAGACTCCCCTCCATCTCATCCAAATTGAACTATATCAGCAGTCAAGAAAAAACTCAAGCCATAGTAACCAAATCT TTTATGAAGATCCTTATCAAGTTTCACTCCAATACATGGAAAAACACCACATTCTGCAAATATTCCAG cagaTTACTGAAAACTTAG
- the TEX55 gene encoding testis-specific expressed protein 55 isoform X13, translating into MEEPPQDALAEPLKHESPAAPSSAGHTNDQEEDDQKNQAERKADNHTAHRLADQTALRVPSQAESNIFSQATNGVAEQNGHSTPGQAGRRASNPADVSDLRADDQVNQTPSEQTEGKASSQANNLQYEQSNGHERTAEQIEQRLPSQAERRTSGQIDGRLSMPSDQRGSRQIDHRTSGQAERRTSEQIGGTLSTQSNRRASKQTDHRMAGQSERRASEQTDRRMSGEAERRTSEQITHRLSKLSERRPSVEIDSGSSVPSDRSPSVQIDSGSSVPSDQRPSIQIDRRMSGKVRRRTSEKTDYRLAGLADQGTSEQTDLRLYGLVDHKTSVKTHHQVYGQATELAEHQAIDPAHSNADQPPVDDADYSESDQTDHLADRQANHKDQLSYYETRGQSEDRTFPQLGNSKEDKEADYRVQPCKFEDSQVDLHSKPSAEMETQNATTIPAYNPVDARFTSNFQAEDQALFPRLPSISSKLNYISSQEKTQAIVTKSFMKILIKFHSNTWKNTTFCKYSRLLKT; encoded by the exons ATGGAAGAGCCTCCGCAAGACGCTCTGGCTGAACCCTTGAAACATGAAAGCCCAGCCGCTCCCTCAAGTGCTGGCCACACTAATGACCAGGAAGAAGACGACCAGAAGAACCAGGCCGAAAGGAAGGCAGATAACCACACTGCTCACAGACTAGCTGACCAGACTGCCCTAAGAGTGCCTAGCCAGGCTGAATCCAACATATTTAGCCAAGCTACCAACGGAGTAGCTGAACAAAATGGGCATAGTACACCTGGTCAGGCTGGCCGCAGAGCTTCCAACCCTGCTGATGTTTCTGACCTTAGAGCAGATGATCAGGTTAACCAAACACCGTCTGAGCAGACTGAAGGCAAGGCATCTAGCCAAGCTAATAATCTACAGTATGAACAGAGTAATGGTCACGAAAGAACTGCTGAACAGATTGAGCAAAGATTACCTAGCCAGGCTGAGAGAAGAACTTCTGGGCAGATTGATGGTAGACTGTCTATGCCATCTGACCAGAGAGGTTCCAGACAGATTGACCACAGAACGTCAGGCCAGGCTGAGAGAAGAACTTCCGAGCAGATTGGTGGTACATTATCTACACAGTCTAACCGAAGAGCTTCTAAACAGACCGATCACAGAATGGCAGGCCAGTCTGAGAGAAGAGCTTCCGAGCAGACGGACCGCAGAATGTCTGGTGAGGCTGAGCGAAGAACTTCTGAGCAGATTACACACAGATTATCCAAACTATCTGAGAGAAGACCTTCTGTGGAGATTGACAGTGGGTCATCCGTACCATCTGACCGAAGTCCTTCTGTACAGATTGACAGTGGATCGTCCGTACCATCTGACCAAAGACCTTCCATACAGATTGACCGCAGAATGTCAGGGAAAGTTAGGAGAAGAACTTCTGAGAAGACTGACTACAGATTGGCTGGCCTGGCTGACCAAGGAACTTCTGAGCAGACTGACCTCAGATTGTATGGCCTCGTTGACCACAAAACATCTGTAAAGACTCACCACCAAGTGTATGGCCAAGCCACTGAACTAGCTGAACACCAGGCTATTGACCCAGCTCATAGTAATGCTGATCAACCTCCAGTTGACGATGCTGACTACAGTGAATCTGACCAGACTGACCACTTGGCAGACAGACAAGCTAATCATAAAGACCAGCTGTCTTACTATGAAACACGTGGCCAGTCTGAAGATAGAACATTTCCCCAGTTAGGCAACAGCAAAGAGGACAAAGAGGCTGACTACAGAGTACAACCCTGCAAATTTGAGGATAGCCAAGTAGACCTCCATTCCAAGCCTTCAGCTGAAATGGAAACTCAAAATGCAACCACTATCCCAGCCTACAACCCAGTTGATGCCAGATTCACCAGTAACTTCCAAGCAGAAGACCAAGCCCTTTTCCCAAGACTCCCCTCCATCTCATCCAAATTGAACTATATCAGCAGTCAAGAAAAAACTCAAGCCATAGTAACCAAATCT TTTATGAAGATCCTTATCAAGTTTCACTCCAATACATGGAAAAACACCACATTCTGCAAATATTCCAG aTTACTGAAAACTTAG
- the TEX55 gene encoding testis-specific expressed protein 55 isoform X6, with amino-acid sequence MEEPPQDALAEPLKHESPAAPSSAGHTNDQEEDDQKNQAERKADNHTAHRLADQTALRVPSQAESNIFSQATNGVAEQNGHSTPGQAGRRASNPADVSDLRADDQVNQTPSEQTEGKASSQANNLQYEQSNGHERTAEQIEQRLPSQAERRTSGQIDGRLSMPSDQRGSRQIDHRTSGQAERRTSEQIGGTLSTQSNRRASKQTDHRMAGQSERRASEQTDRRMSGEAERRTSEQITHRLSKLSERRPSVEIDSGSSVPSDRSPSVQIDSGSSVPSDQRPSIQIDRRMSGKVRRRTSEKTDYRLAGLADQGTSEQTDLRLYGLVDHKTSVKTHHQVYGQATELAEHQAIDPAHSNADQPPVDDADYSESDQTDHLADRQANHKDQLSYYETRGQSEDRTFPQLGNSKEDKEADYRVQPCKFEDSQVDLHSKPSAEMETQNATTIPAYNPVDARFTSNFQAEDQALFPRLPSISSKLNYISSQEKTQAIVTKSDEFSEIEQGKGYRTRNQTYRRFPSIVYEDPYQVSLQYMEKHHILQIFQNEAMDKRDGLGMVQRTCPKMFV; translated from the exons ATGGAAGAGCCTCCGCAAGACGCTCTGGCTGAACCCTTGAAACATGAAAGCCCAGCCGCTCCCTCAAGTGCTGGCCACACTAATGACCAGGAAGAAGACGACCAGAAGAACCAGGCCGAAAGGAAGGCAGATAACCACACTGCTCACAGACTAGCTGACCAGACTGCCCTAAGAGTGCCTAGCCAGGCTGAATCCAACATATTTAGCCAAGCTACCAACGGAGTAGCTGAACAAAATGGGCATAGTACACCTGGTCAGGCTGGCCGCAGAGCTTCCAACCCTGCTGATGTTTCTGACCTTAGAGCAGATGATCAGGTTAACCAAACACCGTCTGAGCAGACTGAAGGCAAGGCATCTAGCCAAGCTAATAATCTACAGTATGAACAGAGTAATGGTCACGAAAGAACTGCTGAACAGATTGAGCAAAGATTACCTAGCCAGGCTGAGAGAAGAACTTCTGGGCAGATTGATGGTAGACTGTCTATGCCATCTGACCAGAGAGGTTCCAGACAGATTGACCACAGAACGTCAGGCCAGGCTGAGAGAAGAACTTCCGAGCAGATTGGTGGTACATTATCTACACAGTCTAACCGAAGAGCTTCTAAACAGACCGATCACAGAATGGCAGGCCAGTCTGAGAGAAGAGCTTCCGAGCAGACGGACCGCAGAATGTCTGGTGAGGCTGAGCGAAGAACTTCTGAGCAGATTACACACAGATTATCCAAACTATCTGAGAGAAGACCTTCTGTGGAGATTGACAGTGGGTCATCCGTACCATCTGACCGAAGTCCTTCTGTACAGATTGACAGTGGATCGTCCGTACCATCTGACCAAAGACCTTCCATACAGATTGACCGCAGAATGTCAGGGAAAGTTAGGAGAAGAACTTCTGAGAAGACTGACTACAGATTGGCTGGCCTGGCTGACCAAGGAACTTCTGAGCAGACTGACCTCAGATTGTATGGCCTCGTTGACCACAAAACATCTGTAAAGACTCACCACCAAGTGTATGGCCAAGCCACTGAACTAGCTGAACACCAGGCTATTGACCCAGCTCATAGTAATGCTGATCAACCTCCAGTTGACGATGCTGACTACAGTGAATCTGACCAGACTGACCACTTGGCAGACAGACAAGCTAATCATAAAGACCAGCTGTCTTACTATGAAACACGTGGCCAGTCTGAAGATAGAACATTTCCCCAGTTAGGCAACAGCAAAGAGGACAAAGAGGCTGACTACAGAGTACAACCCTGCAAATTTGAGGATAGCCAAGTAGACCTCCATTCCAAGCCTTCAGCTGAAATGGAAACTCAAAATGCAACCACTATCCCAGCCTACAACCCAGTTGATGCCAGATTCACCAGTAACTTCCAAGCAGAAGACCAAGCCCTTTTCCCAAGACTCCCCTCCATCTCATCCAAATTGAACTATATCAGCAGTCAAGAAAAAACTCAAGCCATAGTAACCAAATCT GATGAATTTTCAGAAATTGAGCAAGGAAAGGGTTATCGTACACGCAATCAAACTTATAGAAGGTTCCCTTCTATAGTTTATGAAGATCCTTATCAAGTTTCACTCCAATACATGGAAAAACACCACATTCTGCAAATATTCCAG